The following are from one region of the Trichoderma breve strain T069 chromosome 5, whole genome shotgun sequence genome:
- a CDS encoding senescence-associated protein domain-containing protein, with translation MASGHNDPKLLYSVEGIKAYHIANGTEQSLTPSGPQTLSLLMVPTSSGFAEIGNGEQDFYLHLHLPPELDLPLPATTQIYHQPPSSYLIPRWDLGPGNGAFTRLEFPVVGSRPGVQEDVDTFETILAQCTAFLERAPAPPPEKPRRPTGTERKPSDAARAKAREAGRDEPPAYNPANFEPGEGYAQGSHSSHVAGRIVLVDEEDGSVMGELSDGFNVVEDGAIKPGSKEPVEIILPADGSHNISVQPAYDYIEDTMHPAYRTSTIVSSASKASRLLITTSDYVAKVMQNQADNLTKSMKPAAKPMTFAPTTHEHIRRINQYSTKVATLSAQTIGSINQFAQNFGAGMSKRKDGRARGYDKEGNVIETYKPGVLNKSLMAFNTVVDGMEHAGRTLLTGTTSSMSTVVGHRWGPEAGELSRNLGAGFKNVGLVYIDVTGVSRRAILKSVAKGMVVGKVKGGGQIIVGGDNGSDAALVSGGNGNGNGNGNGSGNGRGNGNGNGHGNGRGNGNGKGNGNGDSSTIHNTYGGEINIPGSNDWDAKGVREGKKPAW, from the exons atggcctctGGACACAAT GATCCGAAGCTGCTCTACTCGGTCGAGGGCATCAAGGCTTACCACATCGCAAATGGCACCGAGCAGTCTCTAACGCCCTCAGGGCCTCAAACCCTATCGCTGCTCATGGTCCCAACCTCGTCTGGCTTTGCTGAAATCGGCAACGGAGAACAAGACTTCTatcttcaccttcatctccccCCCGAGCTCGATCTTCCACTTCCCGCAACCACGCAAATCTACCACCAGCCCCCCAGCAGCTATCTGATTCCGCGATGGGATCTCGGCCCCGGCAACGGCGCATTCACACGCCTAGAGTTTCCCGTCGTTGGAAGCAGACCTGGCGTGCAGGAAGACGTCGACACTTTTGAGACGATTCTTGCGCAGTGCACGGCATTCCTCGAGAGAGCGCCAGCTCCCCCTCCAGAAAAGCCCCGCAGACCTACCGGTACCGAACGCAAACCATCCGATGCTGCCAGAGCAAAGGCAAGAGAAGCTGGCAGAGATGAACCGCCCGCTTACAACCCCGCCAACTTTGAGCCTGGCGAAGGTTATGCGCAGGGCAGCCATAGCTCGCACGTTGCAGGGCGCATCGTGCTGgttgacgaagaggatggcAGCGTCATGGGAGAGCTGAGCGACGGCTTCAACGTCGTCGAGGACGGTGCTATCAAACCAGGATCCAAAG AACCCGTCGAGATTATTCTTCCCGCCGATGGCAGCCACAACATTTCCGTTCAGCCCGCCTACGACTACATCGAAGATACTATGCACCCGGCATACAGAACATCAACTATTGTCTCATCAGCGTCAAAGGCCTCGCGGCTGCTCATTACCACATCCGACTATGTCGCAAAAGTGATGCAGAACCAAGCCGACAACTTGACCAAGAGCATGAAGCCTGCCGCAAAGCCCATGACATTCGCCCCCACGACTCACGAACACATACGCCGTATCAACCAATATTCCACCAAGGTCGCCACCTTGTCGGCCCAGACCATTGGTTCCATCAATCAGTTTGCTCAGAATTTCGGCGCTGGCATGTCCAAGCGCAAGGATGGTCGGGCTCGAGGATACGACAAGGAGGGAAATGTTATCGAGACTTACAAGCCGGGCGTGCTCAacaagagcttgatggcctTTAACACGGTCGTCGACGGCATGGAACATGCTGGGCGGACTTTGCTTACCGGTACAACGTCGAGCATGTCCACGGTTGTTGGCCACCGCTGGGGCCCTGAGGCGGGTGAGCTGTCCAGAAACCTTGGGGCCGGGTTCAAAAACGTCGGACTCGTTTACATCGACGTTACTGGTGTTTCTCGTCGCGCCATTCTCAAGAGCGTTGCCAAGGGCATGGTTGtcggcaaggtcaagggagGCGGCCAAATCATTGTCGGCGGCGACAATGGATCTGACGCAGCCCTTGTCTCTGGAGGCAACGGTAACGgtaatggcaatggcaatggcagcggcaatggaagaggcaacggcaacggcaacggccaCGGCAATGGGAGAGGTAACGGaaatggcaaaggcaatggcaatggcgattCAAGCACAATACACAACACATACGGCGGCGAAATCAACATCCCAGGGAGCAACGATTGGGACGCAAAAGGGGTTAGAGAGGGGAAGAAGCCGGCCTGGTGa
- a CDS encoding spc97 / spc98 family domain-containing protein — MCRFELLGVVILIVQRISDSLKARKATRAMLHEILLSLSGHPSPLLRAGAADSSPVSGVTPSERQLLASAAHLSDIHIKLIKYAGQTAGSHPSPICRAVGTAIQSIHLSAFQRKILEVEESILKEDPELVGEYNIVPLTAVMGEFTQWTRRFEWLWDIVQFMMLKDEKGPCRGSQIMNRLRTELQSGYRDVEEAAMSLVTVAETAWLKQVSAWVLYGRLPNLGGNDFFIQKVDGTAEYIYEPELLPGFVTPATATSMLFIGKSLNHTRVRATVDSGMGGLDHLSTKLQELASLSFPVNGATFARTIVSIRLSLSQNTLQKILPTAKVIETLQLLREFFLLGRGEFAMALTQEADDRIRNRWRRAGNLAHESKDGVKNVTVKDGEVSAVLARTWAVLVAMQRNQVEEDELLELARDLLRLHLTKASLTPVNVSPGLNAEEAKLLASSPFRNLLFSTPVILSIQLPSPLDMVISPSDLQLYSCINSYLMSMRRAHIRLTDLWKITSLRRHHPAPRGATEYAGILRERWSARSAALRSSWTTASAAIFFLGETEAYFQTEIVEGLWEGFLTWLTGKERRREGGRSGAATPAAHSAKHSTATMDWRPSSSSNAANPNDVSKILSRPAPDPQTLTTAHSLYLRTLVHRLLLTQPTFTNLLYTLLNHIDHLVTHIQRLHSIFTSIDLETDAGVLDSSTDLNREEQHTMALIRGVEEKIQRGIEDVIAALRALEGDVEFLARWEGLDGTEDGHEEYGDGEKYVPVRVGGINRLLMKLDFGTWITTQGEYI, encoded by the exons ATGTGCCGATTCGAGCTCCTAGGCGTCGTTATTCTTATCGTTCAGCGCATTAGCGACTCGCTCAAGGCCAGAAAAGCCA CCCGAGCCATGCTCCACGAaatcctcctctctctctcgggGCATCCGTCGCCTCTCCTCCGAGCCGGAGCTGCCGACTCGAGCCCGGTGTCCGGCGTCACGCCTTCGGAACGTCAGCTACTAGCCTCGGCGGCGCATCTCAGCGACATCCacatcaagctcatcaaatACGCCGGCCAGACTGCGGGTTCTCACCCGTCGCCGATATGCAGGGCCGTGGGAACAGCGATACAGTCGATCCACCTATCTGCGTTCCAGCGCAAGATattggaggtggaggagagcATACTCAAGGAGGACCCGGAGCTGGTGGGCGAATACAATATCGTGCCTCTGACGGCCGTGATGGGAGAGTTTACGCAGTGGACGAGGCGCTTTGAATGGCTCTGGGATATTGTTCAGTTCATGATGctcaaagatgaaaagggcCCCTGTCGCGGCTCTCAAATCATGAATCGCCTGCGGACTGAGCTGCAGAGCGGCTATCGGGACGTTGAAGAGGCGGCGATGAGCTTGGTAACGGTGGCAGAGACTGCATGGCTGAAACAGGTGTCGGCTTGGGTTCTCTATGGGAGACTGCCAAACCTAGGAGGCAACGACTTTTTTATCCAAAAGGTGGACGGGACTGCCGAGTACATCTACGAACCAGAACTACTGCCGGGATTCGTCACACCAGCCACAGCGACGTCGATGCTCTTCATCGGCAAATCACTCAACCACACGCGTGTTAGAGCAACAGTCGACTCGGGCATGGGAGGATTAGATCATCTCTCTACAAAACTTCAAGAGCTGGCCAGTCTATCTTTCCCCGTCAATGGCGCAACATTCGCCAGAACCATCGTCTCTATTCGACTATCACTTTCACAAAATACCCTTCAAAAGATCTTACCCACAGCCAAAGTCATTGAGACTCTGCAGCTGCTCCGAGAATTTTTCCTGCTGGGAAGAGGAGAGTTtgccatggccttgacgcAAGAGGCGGACGACAGAATCCGAAACcgctggagaagagcaggaAACTTAGCGCATGAGAGCAAAGACGGTGTAAAGAACGTTACCGTGAAAGACGGAGAAGTCTCTGCCGTTTTGGCAAGGACCTGGGCTGTCCTGGTCGCCATGCAGCGGAACcaagtagaagaagatgagctgtTAGAGCTCGCAAGAGATTTACTTCGGCTACACCTCACCAAAGCCAGCTTGACGCCCGTCAACGTCAGTCCAGGCCTCAATGCTGAGGAAGCCAAGCTGCTTGCCTCGTCACCATTTCGAAACTTACTCTTTTCAACTCCCGTCATCCTATCCATTCAACTACCATCTCCCCTCGACATGGTCATCTCACCCTCTGACCTCCAACTCTACTCCTGCATTAACTCTTACCTCATGTCTATGCGTCGAGCCCACATCCGCCTCACCGACCTATGGAAAATCACTTCTCTacgacgacatcatcctGCACCTCGTGGAGCAACCGAATACGCCGGCATCCTCCGAGAGCGGTGGTCAGCCCGATCAGCAGCCCTCCGAAGCTCCTGGACAACCGCCAGCGcagcaatcttcttcctcggcgaAACAGAAGCATACTTTCAGACAGAAATAGTCGAGGGCCTCTGGGAAGGCTTCCTCACCTGGCTAACAGGAAAAGAACGACGGCGAGAAGGCGGTCGCTCCGGCGCCGCGACTCCAGCCGCACACTCTGCTAAACATAGCACAGCAACGATGGACTGGAGacccagctcctccagcaacgCCGCGAATCCAAACGACGTATCTAAAATCCTCTCTCGTCCTGCTCCTGATCCGCAAACCCTCACTACAGCGCACTCTTTGTACCTCCGCACGCTCGTCCACCGTCTGCTCCTCACACAACCCACCTTCACGAACCTCCTCTACACGCTCCTCAACCACATCGACCATCTCGTCACGCACATTCAGAGACTACACTCCATATTCACATCCATCGACCTCGAGACCGACGCCGGCGTGCTCGACTCCTCTACCGATCTCAATCGCGAAGAGCAGCATACTATGGCGCTCATTCGGGGTGTAGAGGAAAAGATCCAGCGGGGCATAGAAGACGTCATTGCTGCGCTGCGGGCGCTCGAAGGCGATGTCGAGTTTCTCGCAAGGTGGgagggccttgatggcacGGAGGATGGGCATGAGGAGTATGGCGATGGGGAAAAGTATGTTCCTGTGAGGGTTGGCGGGATTAATCGTctgttgatgaagctggaCTTTGGAACGTGGATTACAACTCAAGGAGAATATATATAG
- a CDS encoding glutamine amidotransferase class-I domain-containing protein, whose product MTADAISGSGPASGSPQPLRLLILEADTPQPITNAKYGGYRGVFTALLTAAAESMVPPRQLSDVATITAHNIVEDMQSYPPLDDVDAVLITGSRHTAYEDDPWILKLVEYARQAIDTGRIRVVGVCFGHQIIGRAMGARLGRSDKGWEVAVTEVDLTDKGKAIFQLDKMRIHQMHRDVVLEFPKGSVPLGGNDMCPVQAMYSPGRYISVQGHPEFTGDIVTEVLTNRHKAGIFSDDMFEDGMKRTPIEHDGVTIAKAFLNFMRSG is encoded by the exons ATGACGGCCGATGCCATCTCCGGCTCCGGGCCCGCATCCGGCTCCCCCCAGCCTCTCCGGCTGCTCATCCTCGAGGCCGACACGCCGCAGCCCATCACAAACGCCAAATATGGTGGTTACCGCGGAGTCTTCACTGCTctgttgacggcggcggcggaaTCCATGGTTCCGCCACGGCAGCTCTCCGACGTGGCCACAATCACGGCGCACAACATTGTGGAAGACATGCAGTCGTACCCGCCGCTGGACGATGTCGACGCCGTTCTAATTACTGGCTCGCGTCACACGGCATATGAGGATGACCCCTGGATCCTAAAGCTGGTGGAGTATGCAAGGCAGGCCATCGACACCGGTCGCATCAGAGTCGTGGGCGTGTGCTTTGGCCACCAAATCATTGGCAGGGCCATGGGTGCGCGGCTCGGCAGGAGTGATAAGGGCTGGGAGGTTGCCGTCACCGAGGTTGACTTGAccgacaagggcaaggccatTTTCCAGCTTGACAAGATG CGGATTCATCAGATGCATCGCGACGTTGTTCTAGAATTTCCCAAGGGTTCCGTTCCCCTCGGCGGAAACGACATGTGCCCAGTCCAGGCCATGTACAGCCCTGGTCGTTACATCTCCGTCCAAGGCCACCCCGAGTTTACGGGTGACATTGTGACCGAGGTCCTCACCAACCGACACAAGGCTGGTATCTTCTCAGACGATATGTTCGAGGACGGCATGAAACGTACGCCCATCGAACACGACGGCGTTACCATCGCAAAGGCGTTTCTCAACTTCATGAGGAGCGGTTAA